Below is a window of Aeromonas veronii DNA.
CTGCGGCTCGAGAGTCGTTTGCACAAGGTTGACGATAATGGCAGCGGTTTGCGTTACCAATGGTCGCAGCCCTGATTTTATAAGGTTTTTGTAGACCGCCCGGCTTGTCCGGGCGGTTCTCTATCTGCCATTGCGATGATACACTTAACCACAAATGTCACAGTCAAAGCCCAACGAGTGAAGCAACCGGCCCAACTGTCTTTAGCCGTACAACTACCGGATGATGAAACCTTCGTCAGTTTTTATCCCGGTACCAATGCTCATCTGATCACCGCCCTCAAGAATGCGGCCATCGGTCAGGGATCGCCTTTCCTCTATTTCTGGGGTGCCAAGGGATCCGGACGCTCTCATCTGCTGCACGCCACCTGTGCCGAGGTCAACGCCCGCGATGCGGCGGCGGCCTATCTCTCCCTCGATCAGTTTGAACAGCTCGATCCCAGCATGCTCGATGCCCTCGAAAGCCTTCCGCTGGTTTGTCTCGACAGTCTCGAGGCTATCGCCGGAAATAACGTGTGGGAGCGTGCGCTGTTTGACTTTTACAATCGCTGGCAGGAGAAGGGCGAGGGGACGCTGGTGGTCACCGGCTGCAGCGCACCGCGCAAACTGGGGCTGCAACTGCCGGATCTCGCTTCGCGCCTCGATTGGGGGGTGAGTTTCCATCTCGACGAGCTGGATGATGAAGGCAAGCTCAGTGCCCTGCAGTTGCGCGCCGAGCTGCGGGGCTTCAAACTGCCCATCGATGTGGGCCGCTTCCTGCTCAACCGACTCTCCCGCGATATGCGCACCCTGCTCACCACCCTCAATCAGCTCGACAACGCCTCTTTTCGCGCCAAGCGCAAACTGACCATCCCCTTTGTCAAAGAGATCCTCGAGCTCTGATCCTGTCGATGGGGTGTGGTGATGCGCCTGACCGACGTTTGAATTGCAGATAAGCAGATAAAAAGAAACCCCGGCTTCAGGCCGGGGTTTTGCTATCTCAAGGGGGCTCTGCCTATCAGTGGAACTGATCTTCTTCGGTGGATCCGGTCAGCGCGGTGACCGAGGATTGGCCACCCTGGATGACGGTGGTCACCTTGTCAAAGTAACCGGTACCGACCTCCTGCTGGTGTGCCACGAAGGTGTAGCCACGGCTGGCGGCGGCAAATTCCGGCTCCTGCACCATCTCGACGTAGTGCTTCATCCCTTCGCCACGGGCGTACTGGTAGGCCAGTTCGTACATGTGGAACCACATGTTGTGGATACCCGCGAGGGTGATGAACTGGTACTTGTAGCCCATGTCGGAGAGCGCCTGCTGGAAGCGGGCGATGGTGGCATCGTCCAGATTCTTCTTCCAGTTGAAGCTCGGAGAGCAGTTGTAGGCCAGGATGCGATCCGGGAACTTGGCCTTGATCGCTTCGGCAAATTTACGCGCTTCGTCCAGATCCGGCTTGGCGGTTTCACACCACACCATGTCGGCGTAGGGGGCGTAAGCCAGACCGCGAGCGATGGCCTGATCGATACCGGCACGTACCTTGTAGAACCCTTCGGCTGTGCGCTCGCCCGTCAGGAAGTCTGCATCGTACGGGTCGGCGTCGGTCGTCAACAGGTCAGCGGCGTTGGCGTCGGTACGGGCGATCACCAGCGTGGTGGTGCCGCACACATCGGCTGCCAGACGGGCGGCAACCAGCTTTTGCACCGCTTCCTGAGTCGGTACCAGCACCTTGCCACCCATATGGCCGCACTTCTTGACGGAAGCGAGCTGATCTTCGAAGTGCACGCCGGCGGCGCCCGCTTCAATCATCCCCTTCATCAGTTCGAAGGCGTTAAGCACACCGCCGAAACCGGCTTCCGCATCGGCCACGATCGGCAGGAAGTAGTCGATAAAGCCCTCATCCTGCGGCCCGACCTTGTTGGCCCACTGGATCTGGTCGGCACGAGCGAAGGAGTTGTTGATGCGCTCCACCACGGACGGTACGGAGTTGGCCGGGTAGAGGGACTGATCCGGATACATGGTGGAGGACAAGTTGTTGTCCGCCGCCACCTGCCAGCCGGAGAGGTAGATCGCCTCGATCCCCGCCTTGGCCTGCTGCACTGCCTGACCACCGGTCAGGGCGCCGAGGCAGTTGACATAGCCTTTCTTGGCGTCGCCGTGGATCAGGCCCCACAGCTTGTCGGCTCCACGCTGGGCCAGGGTGTGCACCGGCTGCAAGCTGCCGCGCAGGTTCACCACATCTTCGGCGCTGTAGCCGCGCTTGATCCCTTTCCAGCGGGGATTTTCCGCCCAGTCTTTCTCGATAGCCTGGATCTGTTGCTCACGGGTCAGTGCCATATCAGTTCCCTCTTTCATTGATTTCACGTTTCCATTGACTTGTTATTGGCGAGCCCCGCTGGGGGCTCGTGATTCAGAGCCGCTCGTAACCGGGCAGCGTCAGAAAATCGATCAGGGTATCGGCGCAGGTGATCTCTTCCATCAGCTCGCTTGCCTCGGCAAAGCGTCCTGCCTGCCAGCGTGCGGCGCCCACCTCGGCTTTGACCACCTCCAGCTCCTCGGCCAGCATCTGGCGGAACAGCTCTTTGGTCACTACCTTGCCATTAGACAGGCTCTTGCCGTGGCGGATCCACTGCCAGATGGAGGTGCGGGAGATCTCGGCGGTGGCGGCATCTTCCATCAGACCGTAGATGGGCACGCAGCCGTTGCCGTTGATCCAGGCTTCCAGATATTGCAGGGCGACCCGGATATTTGTACGCATGCCTGCTTCGGTCCGCTCGCCCTCACAGGGGGCCAGCAGGTCGGCGGCAGTGATGGGGGCATCCTGCTCGCGCAGTACGCCGATCTGGTTCTTGGCGCCAGCCGCAATGGTGGCGTTGAACACCGCCATGGCGGTGTCGGCAAGGCCAGGGTGGGCGACCCAGGTACCATCGTGGCCGTTGTTGGCTTCGCGCTCTTTATCGGCTTTGACCTTGGCAAACACCTGTTCGTTGATGGCGGCATCCTTGGCCGGAATAAAGGCGGCCATGCCCCCCATCGCCAGCGCGCCGCGCTTGTGACAGGTCTTGATCAGCAGCCGCGAGTAGGCGGAGAGGAATGGTTTGTCCATGGTCACCACCTGACGATCAGGTAGTACCCGATCCGGATGGTTCTTCAAGGTCTTGATGTAGCTGAAGATGTAGTCCCAGCGGCCGCAGTTCAGCGCCACTATGTGATCCTTCATCTGATAGAGAAGCTCATCCATCTCGAACACTGCGGGCAGGGTTTCAATCAGCACGGTGGCCTTGATGGTGCCGCGGGGCAGACCGAACTTGTCCTCGGTCCAGGCGAATACTTCGCTCCACCAGCGCCCTTCCAGATGGCTCTGCAACTTGGGTACGTAGAAGTAGGGGCCCGAGCCTTTGGCCAGCAGCGCCCGATAGTTGTGAAGGAAGTAGAGAGCAAAATCGAACAGACCGCCTGGGATGGGCTCGCCATCGAAGGTGACATGTTTTTCCGGCAGGTGCAGACCGCGCACCCGGCAGATGAGGACGGCCGGGTCGGGGTTCAGGGTATAGGCCTTTCCTTCCGGACTGGTGTAGGAGACGGTGCCATTGACCGCATCGCGCAGGTTGATTTGACCCTCGATCACTTTATTCCAGGCGGGGGCCAGTGAGTCCTCAAAGTCCGCCATGAATACTTTAACGTTGGCGTTGAGGGCGTTGATCACCATCTTGCGCTCGACCGGGCCGGTGATCTCCACACGGCGGTCTTGCAGGTCGGCGGGAATGCCGCGAATGGTCCAGTCACCTTCACGGATGTGCGCGGTTTCCGGCAGGAAGTCCGGCAGCTCGCCACCATCGATACGGGCTTGACGTGCCACACGTTGTTTCAGCAATTCCCCTCTTTGGGGAGCAAAACGTTCCACCAGTTCGGAGACCAGAGCCACCGCGTCCGGCGTCAGAATTTGCGCGTATTCGGGCAGCATCTCGCCCTGGATGCGAAGGCGGGCGCTGCAATGGGTCTGAGCCGGTGCCGACATAAGGTTCACTCCTTTGAGAATTACATTTTGAACTTACTAACTACGACTAAAGTCGAATCCCTGTTCCTGAAACGTTCCCGCAACAACGGGGCAACACGATTGATAAGGTGCGAAATATTGTTGATTACGTCAACAGTTTTTTTTAAACACCTGTTTTCTCGCTATGGCTAAGTTTATGTTTTTTATTGTTTTATTGGATTGGTATAAAAGCTCTATGCAGATGGTTATGCTCCTGCTTTTTCCCATCGGACAACGGCTAATTTGGGCCGTTACCTCGCACCTCGTTTCGTAACTTATTACGTAATAAAATTACAAATGCAAAAACAAATCCCGACCTAACTCCAGGCTTTACCAAAACAGCTGTATAAAGTGCGTTTGAATATGGCAATGAAGGTTTTGCTATCGCTAGACCTGGTTGGTGAACGTGCGTTTTAAACTTGGGGTGGTGATGTGATCTCTGTTGGTACCAGCGGCTGCAGCGATGGAAAGTGAAGCGCAATAACGTAGGTTTGTATCAGTTGTCGGGGGGAATGCCGAGGAGGGAGGGGGAGAAGCTTCAGTCAATAATACTGCCATCCTCGATGGAATTAGCAGTTTGTCGTTTTTTGCTGATTTCTCGCCAAGGGCGGGAAACGAAGGGCGTTGAACAGGCGATGCGCCGGGGATTGAGCGGCCATCTGGCCGGGCTCAATAGTCATCATCCGGTTCGGCAAGATCGATCACATCGAGCTGGACGACCTGTTCATCTTCGTTTTCGGTATGGCAAGGGGTGTCGTGAGGAACGGAATAAAGCGCATTGGCGGGTGTGACATCGGTGGTCTGGTGCATGCCTGGTCCTGTGTTGAACGCAAGCCGGACAGTGATCCCTTCACTGGTGTTTCCACCTCCCTGTTTCGTCTACCGGCGGAAAGGTGCGCATCTTAAAGAGTTCGGCAAAAAGATTCAAGTGGTTCTGAGTGTTTTTTGTTCTTGATGGGCAGGCCGCGTCAGGAGGATAAATCGGAGGCAAAAAAATAGCCCAGTCGTTTGACTGGGCTATTCTCGGGGAAAATGGTCGGTGTGAGAGGATTCGAACCTCCGACCCTCTACACCCCATGCAGATGCGCTACCTGGCTGCGCTACACACCGACGGAGTCAGACTCGGCTGACGGGGAGGAAGTCTAATAGTATGGCCAAACGGGTGCAACTCCTTTTTTATCATAGAGATGCCGATTGCTTCTTTATTGCTCACTCGGGATGCGGCTTGGGTCTGACGCGCAGATTTGGCATAATCGCCGCCCTGTCACCGCGAGCTATCATGCCTGCTATCTATGGATTCATTTGACAGGTATGGATAGCGGGAATGCAAACAGCATAATTGAACAATATAAAGAGGGGATGGGCGTGAAACCATCAGAGGTCCCAGAAATACCGAGTCTGGCACAGAGTCAAACCGAGCAGGACGAACAGTGGATGCGCCATGCCATGGCACTGGCCGCCCGGGCCGAAGGGATTGGCGAGATCCCGGTCGGTGCCGTGCTGGTGCTGGATGGTCAGGTGGTGGGCGAGGGGTGGAACCGCTCCATCAGCGAACACGATGCCTGTGCCCATGCCGAGGTGATGGCGATCCGGGCTGCGGGCAAGCAGCTGGCGAACTACCGGCTGCCGGGCACCACCCTGTATGTGACGCTGGAGCCCTGCTGTATGTGTGCCGGTGCGCTGATCCATAGCCGGATCAAGCGAGTGGTTTATGGTGCCCGGGATCTCAAGACCGGTGCCGCGGGGTCGGTGTTCGAGATCTTGCAGGACCCGCGCCACAACCACAGAGTCGAGCTGACCGGCGGCGTGCTGGCCGATGCCTGCTCGGCCCAGTTGTCAGCCTTCTTCAAGCGCCGCCGTGCCGAGAAAAAGGCAGCCAAACTGGCGCTGCAACAATCAAACGATACCCTTTCCTGAATCAATCGGGGGCAGCGCAGGCTGCCCTTGTTGATTATCCTCATAAATATCTTTTTATAAACAATGTGTTGCGATTACATTCCTTCAAAATATCCCCCGCTCATTTTTCCGCTAACAACCTCGGTTAAAGCGTTCTCGATGTAACAAAACTGTCATGCAACCGCCATATAATGCCGCCAAGCCTAGCTTACATTGAGGTCTTGCATGTCATCGGAATCGTTAAACCTAGTCATGGCGGGCAGTAGAAAACGCCGGATCAAGGATAAATTGGCCAAATATGGCGTCACCACAGGCGGAGCCCTGGTACTGGTGGCGCTGCTGCTTATCTTCTTTTATCTGCTCTATGTGGTGAAACCCATCTTCAATGGCGCCTCCATGGAGCCGACCGCCTCGTTTACCCTGCCCGCCGCAGGGAAGACCGCCTGGCTCGGCGTGGAAGAGCAGAACGAGATCGGCTATCGCTTCAGCGATAAAGGGCAGGTCAACTTCTTTGCGGTGCAGGGAGATGACAAGATCAAGGTTGGCCAGTCACTGGGTCAGGCCCAGGTTGCTGGTGACATCACCACGGTGGCGACCCCGGCACCGGGCCAGCGGCTGATCGCCTACGGCTTTGCCGATGGCAAAGCGCAGGTCGTCCAGCCAGCGTTCAAGGTCTCCTATCCCAACGATGTGCGGGTGATTGAACCCAGCCTGCAATATCCCTTCGGCGAAGAGCCGGTGGTGATCGACCCGCAAGGGAAGGCGCTGCAGCTGATGGTGTTCGAAGCCACCAAGGACAAGATGGCGACCGCCGCCGTGACCGAAGATGGTCGTGGCGTGATGACGGTGATGAGCGGCGAGGAGAACTTCATCTCCGGGGAGATTGAGTGGAGCAGTGAAAACTACACGATTCCCTCCCTGCCGCGCCATGTGGATCAGATGCTGCTGACCCCCAATCTGCGGATCCTGTTCGTGCGCGAGGGCAATCGCCTCTCCGTCTATGACATTCATAACCTGAGCGACATCTCCCTGCGCAACGTGCTGGAGATCAATGCCTCCAACGCCAACGTGACCCGTGTTCAGCTGCTCTCCGGCGCCTCTTCGCTGCTGGTGGGTAATGACAACGGCGTGATTTCCCAGTGGTTCGAAGTGGCGAAGGATGGCAAACGCCAGTTCACCCAAATTCGTAACTTCAAGGGCGATGGCGCGGTAGATCTGCTGACTCCCGAGCACTTTCGCAAAGGCTTCATCAGTGCCGACAAGGACGGCATCATCAGCTTCTTCCACGCCACCGGCGAGACCAAGCTGCTGACCGAGACGGTAGAAGGGGGCGAACTCTCTGCCCTGGCCATCTCCCCCCGTCACAACCTGTTGCTGATGCAGCAAGGGAATACCTTCAAGCTCTTCTCGGTAGAGAACGAACACCCCGAAGTGACCTGGTCTGCCCTCTGGCAACAGGTGTGGTACGAAGGGTATCCGGAGCCCCAGTATGTGTGGCAATCCACCTCCGCCAGCAACGACTTTGAAGCCAAGCTGAGTTTGGTGCCGCTGGTATTCGGTACGCTGAAAGCCTCTTTTTACGCCATGGTGTTTGCTGTGCCGCTCGGCGTGGCCGGTGCCATCTATACCGCCTACTTCATGTCGGCGGGGCTGCGCAAATACGTCAAGCCGACGGTCGAGATCATGGCGGCGCTGCCGACCGTTATCCTGGGCTTCCTGGCGGGTCTGTGGCTGGCGCCCATCATCGAGGGGGCGCTGCCAGGGGTGATCCTGCTGCTGGTGCTGCTGCCGATGGGGATGCTACTGACTGCGCTGCTCTGGAACTATCTGCCGGAGCGGGGCAAGTCCTGGCTGCCGGAGGGGTGGCACGCCATCCTGCTGATCCCGGTGCTGCTGCTGATTGGCTGGGGGGCCTTCGCCCTGAGCCCGCTCATCGAGAATGCCTTTATGCACGGTGATTCGCGCATCTGGCTGACCCACGAAATGGGCATCAAGTTTGACCAGCGCAACTCGCTGGTGGTCGGTATCGCCATGGGCTTTGCGGTCATCCCCACCATCTTCTCCATCGCTGAAGATGCGGTCTTCTCGGTGCCCAAGCACCTGACCCAGGGCTCGCTGGCGCTGGGGGCCACCCCGTGGCAGACCCTGAGCCGGGTGGTAATCCTCACTGCCAGCCCGGGCATCTTCTCTGCGGTGATGATGGGCCTTGGCCGCGCCGTGGGCGAGACCATGATCGTGCTGATGGCTACCGGCAACACCCCCATCATGGACTTCTCCATGTTCCAGGGGCTGCGCACCCTCGCCGCCAACATCGCGGTGGAGATGCCGGAATCGGAAGTGGGCAGCTCCCACTATCGGGTACTGTTCCTCGCGGCCTTCGTCCTGTTTGTGTTCACCTTTTTGTTCAACACCCTGGCCGAGTTTGTCCGTCAGCGGTTGCGTGAAAAATACAGCTCGATGTAAGGGGCGACTCTGTAATGGACAAGGAATCGACAATGGGTAAGTGGTTTAAATCAGGGGCCCCCTGGATCTGGATGACCGGCGGTGCCGTCAGCCTGAGTCTGGTGGCGGTACTGGGTCTGCTGCTGCTGATCGGCTGGCGTGGTCTGGTCTACTTCTGGCCGCACCCCATCTATGAGTGGCAGCTGGAAGATGCCAGCGGCAACAAGAGCGTACTGATCGGCGAGATCAACGATCGCGAGCAGGTACCGGTGGAGCGACTGCGCGCCGCAGGTCTGCCGCTGGAAGGGGAAGAGCGCGAGCTGCTGACCCGCTATCTGGTCAAGACCGGCAACCGTGAGTTCGTTGACCTCGATTTTCGCTGGGTGCTGGAGACCGACATCAAGTCCCAGAGCCAGCCAGCCGAGCTGGCCATGGTTGAGCGTGCCACCAACGGCAACTTCTATGGCTATATCGTCGGGGTGAAAGAGGATGGCCGCGAGCTCACCTCTGATCTGCATCCTGCCCTGCAGCGGGTGCTGGCGCGAGCCAATGCCCTCTCCGAACAGGCCAACGATCTGCAAAAAGGGGACATCGGCAGCATCAACTATCAACTGGAGCGGCTGCGCCTGAAAGAGCGCAAGGCCGAGCTGGATGACAAGCTGACCGAGCAGCTCAAAGCCGAACTGGCCAGCGAGCGTCAGGCCCTCAACGATCGTTATCAGGTGCTGGAAAAAGAGCTGTTCTCCCTGCGCAGTCAGGCCGATCGCGACGCCATCACAGTCCGGGATATGCGTGGCGAGCTGGTGACCATGCCGATGTCCAAGGTACTGGATGTGGTATGGCCCAACGACATGAGTCTGCTGGCCAAGGTGGGTCACTGGTTCCACCAGATCGGCAAGTTCGTCTCTGACGATCCCCGTGAAGCCAACACCGAGGGCGGGGTGTTCCCGGCCATCTTCGGCACCGTGTTCATGGTGTTCCTGATGGCGATCATCGTGACCCCGCTGGGGGTGGTGGCGGCAGTCTACCTGCACGAGTATGCGGGCAAGAACAGCCTGACCAAGATCATCCGCATCGCGGTGATCAACCTGGCGGGCGTGCCTTCCATCGTCTACGGCGTGTTTGGTCTGGGCTTCTTCGTCTACACACTCGGTGGTTCGCTGGATCAGCTGTTCTACCCGGAAGCGCTGCCGAGTCCGACCTTTGGCTCACCTGGCGTGATCTGGTCGGCGCTGACGCTGGCCATCCTGACCCTGCCGGTGGTGATTGTCTCCACCGAAGAGGGGCTGGCTCGGATCCCGAGCACCATCCGTCAGGGCTCGCTGGCACTGGGTGCCACCCAGGCCGAGACCCTGTGGCGCATCGTGCTGCCGATGGCGAGCCCGGCCATCATGACCGGCCTTATTCTGGCAATTGCCCGTGCAGCCGGTGAAGTGGCGCCGCTGATGCTGGTGGGGGTGGTAAAACTGGCACCGACCCTGCCGATGGATGGCAACTTCCCGTATCTGCATGTGGAGCGCAAGTTCATGCACCTGGGCTTCCACATCTATGACGTCGGCTTCCAGAGCCCCAACGTCGAGGCGGCCCGCCCGCTGGTCTACGCCACCTCCTTCCTGCTGGTGACGGTGATCGTGGGCCTGAACCTGACCGCTATCGGTATTCGTAACCACTTGCGCGAGAAATTCCGGTCGCTGGAGCATTAATCCGGCGCCGCATGAGTGATACAAGAGTGAGATAACAGAGGGGCGGCCGAGCGCGAGCCGCCATCTCTCTGCACCAATACGTGAGGGGCGCCGGCAGCTGTCCGGCCACTCCAGATAGATTTTGAGGTAACAGATGATCAACGTAACGACCACGTCTACCCAGCACACCGCGCTGGACCTGCTCAACCTGACCCCGGAGCAGACCGCGCTGGAGGTGAAGGATCTCAACCTGTACTACGGCAGCAAGCAGGCGCTGTTCAACGTCAACATGAAGATCCCCAAAGGGCAGGTGACCGCCTTTATCGGCCCGTCCGGTTGCGGTAAATCGACCCTGCTGCGCTGCATCAACCGGATGAACGATCTGGTGGAGATCTGCCGCATCGAGGGGGAGATCCAGCTGCACGGCCACAACATCTATGACAAGAGCGTCGATGTTTCCGCCCTGCGCCGTCAGGTGGGCATGGTGTTCCAGCGCCCGAACCCGTTCCCCAAGTCCATCTACGAGAACGTGGTCTATGGTCTGCGGCTGCAGGGGATCAACGATCGTCGCACGCTGGATGAAGCCGCCGAGCGCTCCCTGCGCGGTGCGGCCCTGTGGGACGAGGTGAAGGATCGTCTGCACGACAACGCCTTCGGTCTCTCCGGTGGTCAGCAGCAACGTCTGGTGATTGCCCGTGCCATCGCCATCGAGCCGGAAGTGTTGCTGCTCGATGAACCGACCTCGGCGCTCGACCCCATCTCCACCCTCACCATCGAGGAGCTGATCAACGAGCTCAAGAGCCAGTTCACCGTGGTGATCGTGACCCACAACATGCAGCAGGCGGCACGGGTGTCGGATCAGACCGCCTTCATGTATATGGGCGAGCTTATCGAGTACTCGGATACCAACACCATCTTCACCACCCCGGCCAAGAAGAAGACCGAAGACTACATCACCGGTCGTTACGGCTAAGGAGAGAAGAGGATGAACCTCAGCAAACAGATTGGCAGTCGGTTCCACGACTAGGGCATACTCGGAGCATCAAGGATTATTTGTATGGACAATATGAACCTCAATAAACACATCTCCGGTCAGTTCAATGCCGAGCTAGAGAGCGTGCGCAACCAGGTACTGGTGATGGGCGGTCTGGTGGAGCAGCAGCTCACCGACGCCATCGCGGCGATCCACGATCAGGATCTCGATGCAGCGCGCAAGATCGTGGCCAACGACCACAAGGTCAACGCCATGGAAGTGGCGATCGACGAGGAGTGCACTCGCATCATCGCCAAGCGTCAGCCGACAGCCTCCGACCTGCGACTGGTAATGGCCATTATCAAGACCATCACCGATCTGGAGCGCATTGGCGACGTGGCGGACAAGATCGCCCGCATGCTGACCGACAACGCCAACAAGCCGCAGCCGCCGCTGGTGTCGCTGGAGAACATGGGCCGTCGCACCATCAAGATGCTGCACGATGTGCTCGATGCCTTCGCCCGTATGGATCTGGATGCGGCGCTGGCGGTCTACAAGGAAGATGACAAGGTAGACCGGGAGTACGAGTCGATCATCCGCGAGCTGATGACCTACATGATGGAAGATCCGCGCACCATCCCCCAGGTGCTCAACGTGCTGTGGGCGGCGCGGGCCATCGAGCGGGTCGGCGATCGCTGCCAGCATATCTGCGAGTACATCGTCTACTACGTGAAAGGCAAGGATGTGCGCCATACCAAGGCGGATGATCTGGGCACCTTGCTCGGTAAAGGGTGAGTCTGAGATGAATAAAAAGGCGCTTTGAGCGCCTTTTTTGTTGCCTTTTCGGTCAGTGCAAGATATCGCCACCCGATCGGCGCTTTTCTGCTAGAATATGCCCCCTGTGTGAGTCCCGGATGGACTCACGGTCCGGTCTCCCGGGCCCAGTTTGCCGTCTTGTGCTAAGACGGGTGTAGCAATAGGTTAATCATGAGTTTTGCCGATAGTTTGTTCTTTTTAATGCTGCTGGTTGGCGGCAGTGTGTTTTTCTCCCTCTCCGAGATCTCTCTCGCCGCATCTCGCAAAATCAAATTGCAGGTGATGGCGGATGAAGGTAATCGCCAGGCCGAAAAGGTGCTGGCCCTGCAGGCCCAGCCGGGCAACTTCTTCACCGTGGTGCAGATTGGCCTCAACACCGTCGCCATTTTGGGTGGTATTTTGGGCGAGTCAGCGCTTAACCCCGCCATCAAGGGGATTGTCTCCCAGTTCTACCAGGGCCCCTGGCTTGGCGAGATCAGCTCCGGTGGCTCCTTCGTGTTTGTCACCGGTATGTTTATCCTGATCGCCGATCTGATGCCCAAGCGTCTGGCCATGACCATGCCCGAGCAGATTGCCGTGGTGGTGGTGCGCCCCATGCTCTTCTTCGTCACCGTGTTGATGCCGCTGGTGTGGGTCTTCAACGGGTTGGCCAACTCCCTGTTCCGCCTGATGCGCATCTCCACGGTGCGTAACGACGAGATCACCTCCGACGACATCTATGCGGTGATGGATGCCGGCGCCGAGGCGGGGGTTATCCAGCGTGAGGAGCACCAACTCATCGAGAACGTGTTCGAGCTGCAGTCCCTTGGCGTCACCTCCGCCATGACGGCCCGCGAGAGCCTCATCTACTTCACCCTGCAAGAGAGTGAAGAGAGCATCAAAGCCAAGATCGCCGAGCATCCCCACAACAAGTTTCTGGTCTGTGACCACAACCTCGACAGCATCAAGGGCTTTGTCGATGCCAAAGAGCTGTTGATCCGCGTTATCGGCGGCCAGAGCATCGACCTTATCGGCGGCAATCTGGTGCAGAACGTCATCATCATCCCCGACACCCTCAACCTCTATGAGGCGATGGAGTACTTCAAGAATCATCGTGGCGACTTTGCCGTGGTGATGAACGAGTACGCGCTGGTGGTGGGTATTGTCACCATGAACGACCTGATGAGTACCGTGATGGGCGAGTGGGCGACCCACGTGGTGGAAGAGCAGATCGTCCAGCGCGACGAGAACTCCTGGTTGGTGGACGGGGTGACCCCCATCTCTGACGTGATGCGCGCCTTCGATATCGAAGAGTTCCCGGAAAACCAGAACTACGAGACCATCGCCGGCTTTATCATGTATATGCTGCGCAAGATCCCCAAGCGCACTGATTCAGTCAAATACGCCGGTTACAAATTCGAAGTGGTGGACATCGACAGCTACAAGATTGACCAACTGCTGGTTACCCGGGTAGAGCCCACGCCGGCCGAAAAACCCGCTCTAGAATCGTAAAAGGAGCTCATTAGCAATCATGAAGATGCAGTCTCATTCCCGTGCGTTGGCCAGTGTCGCGCTCGCCCTGGCACTGGGTGCCTGTAGTCAGAGTGCGCCGCGCAAAGCCACAGTGGCAGCCAAGCCGGTTGCCCCCAAGCCTGCCGTGGTCGTGCCGCAGCCGGATCCCGATGCGGTGGTGCAAAGCGGCATGGCAGAGCCAAGCCCGGTCTTTGACGAGCAGTACCACGGCCCGGATCAGGGGTCGCTGGAGTCGGTGACTGCCCTGTTTGCCCGTGGCTACATCGAGTCCGCCATGCGCGAGACCATGCTGGCGGCGGTGCACAACGACTATCCGCTGCTCGGCATGCGGGATGTGCGGTTGACCGATCCGGTCTCCAAATTCCTCACCTCCAGCCATGCGGCCACCACGGCCCATGACTACCTCTATGCGGGGGTGCAACGTCGCCTCGGTCGTCCGCTCAGCCCTGCCCAGTGGGAGCAGATCTGGCGTGGCTTGCCGCAGCAGGGGCGGGTTTCCGACTGGGTCAAACAGATCAAGCGAGTGCTGGCCGGGCGTTAAGTCGCCAGCGGATCAAGATTGTGATGAGGCCACCTTCGGGTGGCCTCTTG
It encodes the following:
- the aceB gene encoding malate synthase A, whose product is MSAPAQTHCSARLRIQGEMLPEYAQILTPDAVALVSELVERFAPQRGELLKQRVARQARIDGGELPDFLPETAHIREGDWTIRGIPADLQDRRVEITGPVERKMVINALNANVKVFMADFEDSLAPAWNKVIEGQINLRDAVNGTVSYTSPEGKAYTLNPDPAVLICRVRGLHLPEKHVTFDGEPIPGGLFDFALYFLHNYRALLAKGSGPYFYVPKLQSHLEGRWWSEVFAWTEDKFGLPRGTIKATVLIETLPAVFEMDELLYQMKDHIVALNCGRWDYIFSYIKTLKNHPDRVLPDRQVVTMDKPFLSAYSRLLIKTCHKRGALAMGGMAAFIPAKDAAINEQVFAKVKADKEREANNGHDGTWVAHPGLADTAMAVFNATIAAGAKNQIGVLREQDAPITAADLLAPCEGERTEAGMRTNIRVALQYLEAWINGNGCVPIYGLMEDAATAEISRTSIWQWIRHGKSLSNGKVVTKELFRQMLAEELEVVKAEVGAARWQAGRFAEASELMEEITCADTLIDFLTLPGYERL
- the hda gene encoding DnaA inactivator Hda — its product is MKQPAQLSLAVQLPDDETFVSFYPGTNAHLITALKNAAIGQGSPFLYFWGAKGSGRSHLLHATCAEVNARDAAAAYLSLDQFEQLDPSMLDALESLPLVCLDSLEAIAGNNVWERALFDFYNRWQEKGEGTLVVTGCSAPRKLGLQLPDLASRLDWGVSFHLDELDDEGKLSALQLRAELRGFKLPIDVGRFLLNRLSRDMRTLLTTLNQLDNASFRAKRKLTIPFVKEILEL
- the tadA gene encoding tRNA adenosine(34) deaminase TadA, with translation MKPSEVPEIPSLAQSQTEQDEQWMRHAMALAARAEGIGEIPVGAVLVLDGQVVGEGWNRSISEHDACAHAEVMAIRAAGKQLANYRLPGTTLYVTLEPCCMCAGALIHSRIKRVVYGARDLKTGAAGSVFEILQDPRHNHRVELTGGVLADACSAQLSAFFKRRRAEKKAAKLALQQSNDTLS
- the aceA gene encoding isocitrate lyase, translating into MALTREQQIQAIEKDWAENPRWKGIKRGYSAEDVVNLRGSLQPVHTLAQRGADKLWGLIHGDAKKGYVNCLGALTGGQAVQQAKAGIEAIYLSGWQVAADNNLSSTMYPDQSLYPANSVPSVVERINNSFARADQIQWANKVGPQDEGFIDYFLPIVADAEAGFGGVLNAFELMKGMIEAGAAGVHFEDQLASVKKCGHMGGKVLVPTQEAVQKLVAARLAADVCGTTTLVIARTDANAADLLTTDADPYDADFLTGERTAEGFYKVRAGIDQAIARGLAYAPYADMVWCETAKPDLDEARKFAEAIKAKFPDRILAYNCSPSFNWKKNLDDATIARFQQALSDMGYKYQFITLAGIHNMWFHMYELAYQYARGEGMKHYVEMVQEPEFAAASRGYTFVAHQQEVGTGYFDKVTTVIQGGQSSVTALTGSTEEDQFH